In Solanum lycopersicum chromosome 3, SLM_r2.1, the genomic stretch ATAGATTTATGAATGCTTTTCAGAATTACAATGCTCTAAGCTTTGATGACAAGATCCTGGATGGCTTTTATGATCTTTATGGGATCCTGACAGAGTCCGATCCCTCAAAAATGCCATCTCTTATCGATCTACAAAGAACACCGGTAGCAGACCAGATCACTTGGGAAGCTATCTTTGTTGATAGAGCTGCGGACTCTAAGCTGTTGAATTTAGAACAGAAAGCTATAGATCTGACTGTCAAGGTCAGGTCAGAATCCATAGGCTTTGCTGATAAAAAATTAGTTCAGAAGCTTGCGATGCTAGTTTCTGAACACATGGGTGGTCCAGTTGGTGATCCTGATGGCATGTTAATAGCATGGAGAAGCCTtagtcatagtctaaaggcCACTTTTGGGAGCATGGTTTTGCCTCTGGGTTCTTTGACCGTCGGACTGGCTCGTCAGCGTGCCTTGTTATTTAAGGTACTTAGCTTTTTGACCTTCAAAACCTTTAACAACACACTtctatttatatgaaaaatatataaaactcGGTAGTTTCATGCTTAATTGTTTGATGCTAACAGAAGGAAGGAGTACTTGCTGACTATGatcttgagattttttttttttggaaacagCTATGATCTTGAGATGTCTGAATTACCTTATCTCACTTCTGAAGCGTAATTTATTTCCAAAGTTGGATCGTGACAGTGATGATACCacttttttatcaaacaaagaCTACATATCCACATAGAAAAAACTGATTGGTTTTGTGATAGAGGGCATACATTCTTCATGTAAAAGATGAACAACAGCAGTGTTCTTTGGACACACTGTTGGGTGAGTTTAGTTCAGTTTTATTTGGATGCTTCTCAAATATTTGTTTGAAGTACTTTAGTCAACCATTATTTAAATCCAGTATGTCATCTCCATATACTGTTAAGCATTCCACATCCATTCTTTCTGCTGTTGTATGCAGGTGTGCTATATCCATCCTTTATAAGATGTCAATTGCAAGTGTGCTGTGCCCgagttaatacctcagatggttactcaactatgcactcctctctcagaaagtcactcaactttcaattttcactcaaaagtcacttaactatgcacttctttctcagaaaatcactcaactttgaattttaactcaaaagtcactcaagtatccactctttcctcaaaaagtcactcaatctattaaattgtttttttaattaaaatttgttgatattaattatttatataacaaaccaaaatttaaaaaaaataaaaatactgtttaaaccatttagtgatccacccacctaacccgacccattaaaaaatatgatatgacctattttcttttgtctttaaTCATAATTCAAGTTTTAAAGAGGGAataatttaggattaaagacaataaaatggatcatatcatattttttaagtcGGGTTAagtgggtggatcactaaatggtttaatttatttttaaatttttttgatttgttatataaataattaatatcaacaaattttaattaaaaaataatttaatagattgagtgactttctgaggaaagagtggatagttgagtgacttttgagttaaaattcaaagttgagtgactttctgagatagAAGTGCacaattgagtgacttttgagtgaaaattgaaagttgagtgactttctgagagaagagtgcataattgagtgaccatctgaggtattaactctGCTGTGCCCTAATCAAATATGAGTTGAATCAGTAATGTGCCCACATTCTGTTCAGCAATCCGTCTATGCTTTCTACTTTTTGTGCATAATTGATGTATCTCCATCTTTTCTGGAGAGTCAATGGCGAGTTCCTGCATGATATCCTTGTCACTTGTCAgtaatctttcatatcaaacatCATGTCTATTCATAAAGTTTGATGCATGCGAATAACCCAGAGTATGTTTATTAAAATTACTTTTGCAGTGGTCATTAAAATATTAAGCCAAGAAATAATCCAGCTGAACTGTATCTTAAGCCAAAATGACTTGAGAATTGATTGCAGATAACAATGATTGCAGACACTcgtgtttttaaatttattcctTTAACACCCATCAGCTAGCACATTCTgccatttctttttgtttttgttgaaaAGTTCTTTTTGAATTGCATATCTCATTTTTGCGACTATAAGATcagtattttatgttttaaagaGTTAACAAGAAACATGAAAGGAATTCGATCATACCAAAAGTTCAAGGCAGAGTTCTTAAGAAAAAAGATTCTTTCTGTCCTTGCCTTTTTCTTTCTCAAGTAAGAAACCTTTGATCTCCATGCCTTTGCCTTTCTTAAGTTAGATATTGAGCAATGTATTTTCGGTCAAACAAAATGTATTGTTCAATAAGCAAAAAGAATGGCGACAAGTATCTTACTTCAGAAAGGAAAGCCAATATTTCCgtcaaacaatatattatatctctctctctttctgtgtGTGTGTATGTTTGTGTCAGTGTCTGTCTATATGTCTGGTATGTATGGTGgatgtaaattatttttcttcaaacaaATAACAATTGTTAAACATGTTGATGGCAAACATCCTCTTAATCCAGCAAGgatccccccaaaaaaaaaaaatataaaaagaagaaaggaaagaaaGTGAAAAATTCTAAATAGCTAAAATTGGTATGTGGATTTGCTGTTTCCTGTAGCTTGGACCTGAGGATGAGTAAGCTGGATTCCCCTGTATCTACATTCTACTATGATTTTCTATCACTGTTGTGTTTGTTTCTTCATCTCCTGGCATGATGGTCAACTGGggcctttcttttctttttactatgATTTGATGTACTTCTGAAATTTGTACAGGTTTTGGCTGATAGTGTGGGGCTCCCGTGTCGATTAGTAAAAGGGCAAGAATACACAGGTTCAGATGAAGTTGCAATGAACTATGTAAAGCTTGAAGATGGAAGGTTCCTTCTCTCTAGTGTTCTTCCTTATTCAGATTTTCTAATTTCATTTCCGATTCCTATGTGTTTGTACCATAGTTTGTATATAGTCAGGTAGCATTTCGATGAGCAAGGTATATGTTAAGTTTTCAAGGCAGAGTGCTGGATAAATCTTCTTTGttattaaatacatattttttgacAAGTCAAATACATAAACTTATCTTTAAGGTAGTAAGGTGATCATTTGAAACATATAATCTGTTTCTCttatttcttaagattgttgcaGTTTTTATTTGCTGGgagtataaatttgaattcacCTTGGTGGAAAAGTTTGTTCAGGCATATAATTACTCCTCCCAAGGTTGCCTCTTTGCTTACGAAGTCATACGCTTTGCAGGGAATATATTGTTGATTTGATGGCCGACCCTGGCACACTTATTCCCTCTGATACATCTGGAACACAGGGAGACTATGAGGAATCCATCCTCTCCATCAGTCCATCATCCAAAGATGTTGATTCTCATACGGGTTCTTCTAGTAGTGGGGTTGCCTGTTCTTCAGAAGATCATTCAGAGTATGGAACCGAAGAGAGGAAATCCAGGTTTGGGGAAATCAGTGCAGGAAATGAGTCTCCCTCTACAGGTAATTCAGAAAAGCAGAAAGGAAATAATAACTCTGATGACTTCACAAAGCTTCGTACTGTGAAGGAGCAAGGGCCGGAAACTTCATCCAGGACTGTGTATGCAAGATCTCCTTATTCACATACAAGATCTCCTTCCTGGACTGAAGGCATTAGTTCCCCAGCTGTACGGCGAATGAAAGCGAAGGATGTCTCACTGTACATGATTGATGCTGCTAAAGAAAATCCTCAGCTAGCTCAAAAACTACATGATGTCTTGCTTGAAAGTGGTGTTGTTGCACCCCCAAATTTGTTCACTGAAGTCTATTCAGAGCAATTAGATTCCTCTCCTGTGGAGGGAAAATCCAGGCCAGAGGATATGGAAAGTCAGGGAAGGGATGAGGTTGAGAAAATCAAGAGTCAAGTTGATCTAGATTGTAATAATTTCTTGCCTCCTTTGGCTTATCATGCCCAGTCCAAGGTCAATCCCCGTGGGCCATTTGATCCTCATCTGGATGGTGGAGAAGTTAGTGGGCAGCATGTTTCCCCACACTCTGAGCTGGCTGCAGCGAAATTCACGAAAAACATGCCTGTTGCTGCAGCTGCAGCTGCTGCAGCAGCTGTGGTGGCGTCTTCAatggtagctgctgcagcaaagaCCACATATGGTTCAAAAGCTGATCTCCCTGTTGCAGCTGCTGTGACAGCCACAGCTGCAGCAGTGGTAGCAACAACTGCTGCTGTCGCTAAGCAATATGAAAACTTGGAGACATCTGCTCTTTTACCAAATAGTCCTGCTTTCTTACTTAATTTAATGGACTCTAAAAGAGTTGATAAAGATGCAGATGGTGCTGTGCCTGAAAAACGGGGTAGTGGTGATCAAGTGCATGAGGCATTAGGAGTGAATTCTGAGGGTGAAAGAGTATCAGATAGATCAACCGGTAATGATAGTGTGAAATCTGATGTGACACTTGATGATGTCGCAGATTGTGAGATTCCAATGGAGGAGATCACCTTGGGTGAGCGTATCGGACTTGGTATTGACCTGCATTGTATATTTCTAATCATACAAGCATCCATGAAGCAGTTTAACTCCTTGTCATCTTACATTTTGACTTATCTTTCCTGTTGCAGGATCTTATGGGGAGGTCTATCGTGGAGAGTGGCATGGAACTGTAAGTTTTTCTATAGAtctcttcttttcattttagGTTTTGCTGTAATGAACTTTTGcatcttttttctttacaaagTTGAAAGCTAGAACATACTGTATTATCTGAGTATCAGATGCAAGTTGTTTCTTCAACTTAGAGAGTAATAATATGTATGGGCATCTGAAATCTGTGGATGTTGTTAGTGTGTGAAGTGAAGTTGTTGAAGACTGCCAAGTTTCATTTATACTTGTGTATTCTTGTAGTTTGAAGAGTCTCCAAGGGGATTTATATGGCCTTTGGGGAATGGCAAATTGTGGAAGAGTTAATAGTACTCCACCTATTGACTTGAGGTTTTGGGTTGGATCCTCATATTCTTGGATAAACCTATTCTCTCACATGTGAGGTGGGAAGGGTGTTGGAGATATGCAATTTCTTATACCAGGTATTGAAGGACTTTCAAAGACCTTTATAAACCCTCATATCCGATGTGGAATTTAGGATACATGGGACATGCGTGTCTGCTTTAAGAAACTGTGTTCACTATGAACTAGATTTTGTTTTGCACACCATTATTGAaagcttatatatatatatagatatattttattttatttttaaaaaaaaattctggaTGTTAATGCCTCTTGGGAAAGAGTGTCTGACTGGATTCATTGGCACTGTTTAGATATTGTGGGTCAACAGGGATATAGCTGTGTTGTTCAGTCATTTTTCACTTGCATCaaatttaaattggaaaaatcCGTTACTCTTACAAACATTTATCGTTGTCTTCAACTTGAACTGATACAAATTGATGGAACCTTCTTATTTTCAGGAAGTAGCTGTGAAGAAATTCCTAGACCAAGAATTAACTGGTGAATCACTTGAAGAGTTTAAAAGTGAGGTATACCCTTTCTTGTCCAACATAGGCCTTTTCCCTTGGTTTTTCagggaaattttgaaaattacaaTTCATGGCATTACTATCATATCTTGGATGTCTTTCTAAATCAtcaatgaattttctttttttaaaatatattgaaaaaccttttcaaaagaatttgaaaagctAATGAATAAATGCCAAAGGAAAAAAATCCAGAATAAGAACATTAAAATGGGGATACATGCCCTAGTACCACTGatacaagaataaaaaatctAGCTTAATACATGCCCTAGTCACTAACTCGGTATAAGCCAGGAAGAATACTGGCAGAAAGTAATGCTTGCTTGTAAGGTACAATTACAACTGATGGGATAAGGGAAGGATAGCCTAGTGGTAGAGACCCTTTACCTCCAATCGTTAGGTTGGTGGTTCAAGCCACCAATGGAGAAAAGTTGGAGAGGGCCACTGCTGGGCTCCTAGAAGGtctttttgttttgatgaattttaCCATATCAAAAGAAAGAATTGTGTAATTacatcttaaatttttttgtgtagaAGGTCCTTCTAATAGTTCCTCTATGCTCTTCTTAATTTGTAACTCTTGGTAAGAAGCACACAGCATGTTAACTGACATGCTGATGCAGTCTTTTCTTTAAACTGTTCCTCTCTATCATCCAAGTTAGTAAAAGTTTTCTCCACTGAGTTCAGCCCTTTGATGTTTGATCAATTTGCCCAATTAAAACTGTAAATGATGCAGAGCCTTAAATTTTGTTGCTGATCTATTTTGTGCACTTATCCATTTGTAGTCTGTTTGTTACACTAAGAAAGTCAGTAGTCACTGCTCTTATCTGATGTGTTATTTAAAGGAATATTGTAATCTCATTCAGACTTAATTTTTCCTTGGAAGGTGATGATCATGAAAAGACTCCGGCATCCTAATGTAGTCCTGTTCATGGGAGCTGTTACACGTCCTCCAAACCTTTCAATTGTTACTGAGTTTCTTCATAGGTACATCAAAATTCTGTAATATTTAGTTTTGCGGTAGTTCTGGTCCTCCAGGAAATTTAAAGTTGCCAAGTAGCTGTTTCCAAGCTTGGAAGTATAAAGTGTTTGCAGCTTTGATGTATAACCGTTCAAATGCTggaaatcaaattatattttgttttgcaGAGGTAGTTTATACAGATTAATTCATCGGTCGAACAATCAATTAGATGAACGGAGACGTTTGAGGATGGCTCTTGATGCTGTATGCTCcacttctcttcttcttctttttaatttttccattgATTCAAACCTTCTACATTACATAATGACTTTCTGCTATACGTAATTTATTTAACGAACAGGCTCGAGGAATGAACTATCTACACAATTGCACTCCTGTGATAGTTCATCGTGATTTGAAGTCTCCTAATCTCCTTGTGGATAAGAACTGGGTTGTGAAGGTGGAATTCCTTTGACTGAAACCTAGTGAATGACATCTTACAATACCTTCCCATTTAACACAACTATTTGTGACTCTAGGTATGTGATTTTGGGTTATCGAAAATAAAGCACAGCACCTTCCTATCTTCAAGATCAACTGCTGGGACGGTAAGCAGGAGGATTTTATTCAATTACTCAGTACATgcttctttcttcctttttctttttgtttcccTTTATTTTCTACATTTGTTAAGCTGTTAAATTGACGTTCTCCTATGCTTGGTGATCTTTTCCCGTGCTTCTTGTTCCCACGACTTTATTTCATAGTGGTGTCTTTCTTAATAGAACTTGTAATATTCCAGTCATGCATACCTGCTAATCTTTGTACATCATTTTATATCAGCCCTTTTGTAGAAGATAGCTCCATGCTGTTGGTCTTAAAACAATTCAGGCTTTTGGAGATGTTTTGGTTGCCAAGTTTCTCCTTCAAAAAGGTGGTCGCTGTGATCCATggttcaaaaataaatttaaatgtatgACATGTTTACCTCATCTGAAAAGAGTATCAAGGCTTCTGATTACATATTTTAGCCCTTTCCGATATCATCAAGACTTAGTTTTGAAGTTGTGAAATTGTTTTACCTTGTTATCTGCGCACATGATGAACTACTGTAAAAGTAGGACAGCTGCTCTTTGATACTATTGATTTTGAAGAAAGccagtatatatatatggtgGAGATAGTTCCGAGATGACAATAATTGCGTATTTGTACTGTCTTTCATTTGTTCTCATAAACCTAGATGCATAAATATAGTTTAGAACTTCTTTTGTTTGCTGATCTTCACGTGTTATTTAGTGGTTATAGCATTCATTAAGGTAGAAAATTTATAAGTTCTATATCTAATGCTAAGTGGGCATTTGGCCGTGTTGCATTGTGATGTTTGATAAAagtaggtttttgtttttaaagtGAAAAACTGGAGTTGTGTTTGGCCATGAATACTAATTAAAGCTGTTTTTGTTCATGGCCAAACGCCTCATAGCTGTGCTGTATTGCGTTTCACATAATATACAATGTGTGAATTTTCCCTTTCTGCTGATATTTTGTGGAAACTAGCAGTTACAATAGAATATGCTTTGCTTCATTCAGATTCTCGGTGATTTGGAATTAACTTGGATGACTCTTGTACTTAAGCTTATGCTGCACAAAATGCTTGCAGTTTCAAGGGTAGAAAATTAGCACTTGTAGAAACATATACTTTTTGTTAGTAATTCGTGGTAATGAACTGTTGTATGTTTCTACTTATACACGGGAAATTTTACCACGTTAGAAAATACTGGGTAATGGAACTGTCGCTTTTGAGAAGTTTCTCTGAATTTGCATTATTCATGTATTACATATATATGGTCTAACTAAATACTGCAGACAAGTCAGTATTTTTTATGTATCCCTGCAAGAGTTTAATGAGCAAACATTTGACTCTTGTTGTTGCTGGCTTATGATTCTGCTGCAACCTTTTGTTTTCAGGCTGAGTGGATGGCTCCAGAAGTGCTGAGAAATGAGCCTTCAGATGAGAAGTATGTCTTACATAATCATATTACCCCATTCAAAGTGTTGAATAAATATGTATTAGTGAAAGCAACTATAACACAAGAATCAGAACAATTCTACAACAAATATCAGGGTTCAACTATAAGTTTGTTCACCGTCATTGGTATAATGGTTGTTGATTTGTACAATGATTTCATGCCTTACAGATGTGATGTATATAGCTTTGGTGTTGTACTATGGGAGCTCTGTACTCTGCAGCAGCCATGGGGAGGAATGAACCCCATGCAAGTCGTAGGTGCAGTTGGATTTCAGCATCGCCGTCTTGACATACCAGATGACATGGATCCAGCTATTGCGGACATCATCAGAAAATGCTGGCAAACGTGAGAACAATTTATCTTTCATTCATTTTGCCCCTAATTGAGCTCTGTCCATAATCTTTTACTCGCTTCTTTAGAGCTTGTCAGGCTGACCAAGTGTTATCTGTGGTTGTTGTTCATAATCAAGGCACCTAGGTGACCATCACAGTGTTGGTCTGGCAGTGCCTGAAATTTTTGTGCATCTGTTAATATCTTCCCAATGGTATGTGTAAAAAGAGTGAGGGTTAACGTTCAAATCTCAACAGAGAAAGAAACAACATTGGATGATTTTTTTCCATCTGTCTATATCTTGCTTGGCAAATTTATCTGCTACCTACAATACCCCGTGAGAATAAGTGTAAGTAAGCTGGCCTAGACACCACAATCATTGAAAAAGAAGTGAGTCACTTATTATATATAGTGTTAGTATGCAGTACCAAAGCACCTCAGCATGAAAGCCATGCCGTTAGTTTTGACAAAATATGGTACCTGTTTGCATGTCTATACAAGATTATCTCTGGTTTTCTTGATGTAAAaatcttatgtttttttttttttgatttaccTGTTTAATGTGTAGAGATCCAAAGTTACGGCCTTCATTTGCTGAGATTATGGCTGCTTTGAAACCACTGCAAAAGCCTATAACCAGTTCACAAGTACCAAAACCACTGGGGAACAGAGGTCAAGAAAAGGGCCGGTCATAAAGGAACGTGGATGATCGAGCAGCACAGCATGTTTAGGACAGAAGGGAAAACggaattttatcttttattggAAACGAAGACAAGGTCCATATTTGTTTAACCCGAAATTAAAGGAAGACATAAAGGATCTGTCAACAAACATATACTTCATGTTGAGTCAATTGttgtgattcttttttttttttttttgttttgttttctggCAGTTGTCAACCCACAGGTCCTCAACATTGTGAATCTTATCTTATGTATATTCATTTTTGGGatcattttataattaatagagATTGAGAACATTTCCCATACTTCCACATCAAATACTTTGAGATGCTTGATTATCCAGTTGCAGCAATAGAGGAACAGActcatcttttttttgtttttgttttttgaattgAAAGATTTCAGTAATAGTCAATTGTTGATTTAGTTTTTAGTTGAAATAGCATGCCTGGAGAAAACTGATTCATGTAAAGATAAGGTAGGGACCATTTACTACAACTGTATACAGTTGAGTCACTACAAATATCTACTACTCACTCATATGCTCATTTCATATCCAAAAACATGGCCACTCTCTTTGGATCCACACCTTCTCTGTCTCACCCAATTACCAGAACTAACTTCTCTTCATCCTCCCAAACTCCTCCTCCTTCTCAGCCTCCAAATCAAAATCCACAACCACAAACTCCGCTACCATCTCAGCCACTGAGTGCTACTGCTGCAGAGCCTCCATCACCTGTTAATGTGCAGCAGCAAAAGCCTAGTAAATCTGCGCGCCTGTCAGCCTCTGCGGATTCCACTGATTGGATTGCCTCCTCCTTAACAAGGAGATTTGGCCTTGGTGCTGGACTTGCTTGGGCTGGTTTCCTTGCTTTTGGTGTTGTTTCTGAGCAAATCAAAACTCGTCTTGAAGTGTCTCAACAAGAAACAAACACAAGGTAAAAACTTACATGATTTCTACTTTCCATATTCTATTTGTTTTTCTCTCTGTATAAACATCAAAATTGTATCCAGAAATATGAACTCTTCTTTGCTTAATTGTCAGGGTTGttgagaaagaagaagaagtggTCTTGCCCAATGGGATAAGGTACAGTCTCTTCTATGCTAATCGAACTTTTATCCACTATAACAGTGAAGTcgtaaaattattttctcaCTTTAAAACAACTGAATTGTACCTACTAAAGAATCCATGTACTCACTATAGTAGTAAAATCACTTAACTTCACCTACTTTAACGACAAAACTTACTCATCAAGGTGTCTGTCCATAAGTGAAATTGATGTATATTCGTGTAACAGGTATTATGAACTGAAAATTGGTGGCGGTGCAACAGCAAGGCCAGGGGACTTAGTTGTGATAGATGTGAAGGGAAGCATACAAGGCAGTGGAGAAGTTTTTGTGGATACATTTGGTGGTGATGGAATGAAGAAGAGGCCATTGGCATTAGTAATGGGATCAAGGCCTTATAGTAAAGGAATTTGTGAAGGTATAGAAACAGTACTAAAAAGTATGAAGGCAGGTGGAAAAAGAAGAGTGATAATTCCTCCAAATTTGGGATTTGGAGAAGAAGGAGCAGATTTAGGAACAGGGCTGCAAATTCCTCCATCTGCTACTCTTGAGTATGTTGTTGAAGTTGAAAAAGTTTCTATTGCACCTGCTTGATTGAAGGTATACAAATAAATAGTATAACTTCAAGTGTTTGCTACTAAAGGAAAATGCAAAACAGTTGATTCTTGTACTGTTCTTTAGTTGACAAGAAAGATGTGTGGAAGTTTGATTACAACATATTGAGGAGGGCCATTCTCTATTTCTACATTAAGAGGGAGATTAACCATTCTTGCAATTGGTCATATTTAACTTTTCGGAATTCATAATTTATTGATCtgattaatttgaatttccCGTTGTGCAAGACCATTGAGAAGAAAACGCTCCCTACCACATTCTCAAAGAGCGACATATAATTTTTGATCAACTTAATTCGATAGGTAGAAAGAATTAGTATTCATCCATCATAACTTGTGAACAATTGATCTACAAATACAATTTTTACTTGTTATGCTGAAATCTTTTAACTCATTGAAACAAATGTCTAGTCcgacatatttattttttaaaacagagGTCGTTTCTTACAAAAATATCAAACGAGACCAAATATTTAAGACCGTGCTTTATAAAGGTCATTT encodes the following:
- the LOC101263689 gene encoding probable serine/threonine-protein kinase SIS8 isoform X2, with protein sequence MNAFQNYNALSFDDKILDGFYDLYGILTESDPSKMPSLIDLQRTPVADQITWEAIFVDRAADSKLLNLEQKAIDLTVKVRSESIGFADKKLVQKLAMLVSEHMGGPVGDPDGMLIAWRSLSHSLKATFGSMVLPLGSLTVGLARQRALLFKVLADSVGLPCRLVKGQEYTGSDEVAMNYVKLEDGREYIVDLMADPGTLIPSDTSGTQGDYEESILSISPSSKDVDSHTGSSSSGVACSSEDHSEYGTEERKSRFGEISAGNESPSTGNSEKQKGNNNSDDFTKLRTVKEQGPETSSRTVYARSPYSHTRSPSWTEGISSPAVRRMKAKDVSLYMIDAAKENPQLAQKLHDVLLESGVVAPPNLFTEVYSEQLDSSPVEGKSRPEDMESQGRDEVEKIKSQVDLDCNNFLPPLAYHAQSKVNPRGPFDPHLDGGEVSGQHVSPHSELAAAKFTKNMPVAAAAAAAAAVVASSMVAAAAKTTYGSKADLPVAAAVTATAAAVVATTAAVAKQYENLETSALLPNSPAFLLNLMDSKRVDKDADGAVPEKRGSGDQVHEALGVNSEGERVSDRSTGNDSVKSDVTLDDVADCEIPMEEITLGERIGLGSYGEVYRGEWHGTEVAVKKFLDQELTGESLEEFKSEVMIMKRLRHPNVVLFMGAVTRPPNLSIVTEFLHRGSLYRLIHRSNNQLDERRRLRMALDAARGMNYLHNCTPVIVHRDLKSPNLLVDKNWVVKVCDFGLSKIKHSTFLSSRSTAGTAEWMAPEVLRNEPSDEKCDVYSFGVVLWELCTLQQPWGGMNPMQVVGAVGFQHRRLDIPDDMDPAIADIIRKCWQTDPKLRPSFAEIMAALKPLQKPITSSQVPKPLGNRGQEKGRS
- the LOC101263689 gene encoding probable serine/threonine-protein kinase SIS8 isoform X1, with the protein product MKNFLRKLHISSQSEDSEGSKSSAKIKRLSDVLSSERNSNSRSDDNKPFSAISGWLNSVTNRQSPSPPSSSNVSRGNIRMEPSDSASSSGLEAALDAVRRDSESSNSRGPDIEEEYQIQLALELSAREDPEAVQIEAVKQISLGSCAPENTAAEIVAYRYWNYNALSFDDKILDGFYDLYGILTESDPSKMPSLIDLQRTPVADQITWEAIFVDRAADSKLLNLEQKAIDLTVKVRSESIGFADKKLVQKLAMLVSEHMGGPVGDPDGMLIAWRSLSHSLKATFGSMVLPLGSLTVGLARQRALLFKVLADSVGLPCRLVKGQEYTGSDEVAMNYVKLEDGREYIVDLMADPGTLIPSDTSGTQGDYEESILSISPSSKDVDSHTGSSSSGVACSSEDHSEYGTEERKSRFGEISAGNESPSTGNSEKQKGNNNSDDFTKLRTVKEQGPETSSRTVYARSPYSHTRSPSWTEGISSPAVRRMKAKDVSLYMIDAAKENPQLAQKLHDVLLESGVVAPPNLFTEVYSEQLDSSPVEGKSRPEDMESQGRDEVEKIKSQVDLDCNNFLPPLAYHAQSKVNPRGPFDPHLDGGEVSGQHVSPHSELAAAKFTKNMPVAAAAAAAAAVVASSMVAAAAKTTYGSKADLPVAAAVTATAAAVVATTAAVAKQYENLETSALLPNSPAFLLNLMDSKRVDKDADGAVPEKRGSGDQVHEALGVNSEGERVSDRSTGNDSVKSDVTLDDVADCEIPMEEITLGERIGLGSYGEVYRGEWHGTEVAVKKFLDQELTGESLEEFKSEVMIMKRLRHPNVVLFMGAVTRPPNLSIVTEFLHRGSLYRLIHRSNNQLDERRRLRMALDAARGMNYLHNCTPVIVHRDLKSPNLLVDKNWVVKVCDFGLSKIKHSTFLSSRSTAGTAEWMAPEVLRNEPSDEKCDVYSFGVVLWELCTLQQPWGGMNPMQVVGAVGFQHRRLDIPDDMDPAIADIIRKCWQTDPKLRPSFAEIMAALKPLQKPITSSQVPKPLGNRGQEKGRS
- the FKBP17-3 gene encoding peptidyl-prolyl cis-trans isomerase FKBP17-3, which encodes MATLFGSTPSLSHPITRTNFSSSSQTPPPSQPPNQNPQPQTPLPSQPLSATAAEPPSPVNVQQQKPSKSARLSASADSTDWIASSLTRRFGLGAGLAWAGFLAFGVVSEQIKTRLEVSQQETNTRVVEKEEEVVLPNGIRYYELKIGGGATARPGDLVVIDVKGSIQGSGEVFVDTFGGDGMKKRPLALVMGSRPYSKGICEGIETVLKSMKAGGKRRVIIPPNLGFGEEGADLGTGLQIPPSATLEYVVEVEKVSIAPA